Within the Miscanthus floridulus cultivar M001 chromosome 17, ASM1932011v1, whole genome shotgun sequence genome, the region CCACAATGCAAGGCGATCTGGGCCGTCGGTCCGTTAGATCACGAGCCATCCATCCACCACCGCCGAGAGGGACTCCGAGGGAGGACGGGGGAGAAATGAGCGCGGCGGCGGGCCggctgctggcggcggcggcgacggcgggggCCGCGGAGGTGCGGGCGTCCATCTTCGGCCACGCGCTGAACCCGACGGGGAAGCGCGCGGCGACGAAGCTCCTGCGGAAGAAGATGGTCGGCGACCAGGTAGCGCAGTGGTACCCCTACGACATCAAGCGCGACGACCCACTCGTCATGGCGCGCGAGGAGAAGGAGTAAGTGCTCacatcctcctcctccccctcctcggcCTCCGCTGGGGGATTGGGTTTGTAGTGATTCGCATGTCTCGCTTGCTTTGCTACGTAATCCCTGTGCCGTTGCCCGTTGGT harbors:
- the LOC136518689 gene encoding small ribosomal subunit protein mS33-like translates to MSAAAGRLLAAAATAGAAEVRASIFGHALNPTGKRAATKLLRKKMVGDQVAQWYPYDIKRDDPLVMAREEKERLAKLEMLKRRGKGPPKKGQGRRAVKRSK